Genomic segment of Streptomyces sp. NA02950:
GCTATCTGCGGCTGGTGCGGGCGGTGCGGTCGGCGACGTGAGGGGTGAGGGCCCGGCGGACAGGGGATCAGGAGGCGCCGAAGACGACGGCGAGCGGACGGCCCTTGCTGTCGCTGGTGGGCCTGCTCGCCTCGCTGTCGCCGATGTACAGCTTCTTGCCCTGGTAGATCATCGTGCAGTCGCCGTAGGTGTCCATGTCCGATTCCGCGTCCTTCATGTCGTCCGGATGCTTCTGGAGCGTGGTCATGTCGAAGGTCTTGGGATCGATCCGCACGACCCCGCCGCCCTCGCTGTACATGGAGCCCAGATAGGCGAACACGGATCCGTCCTGGTCCGTCTGGATGGGGATCAGCGACCTGCTCTCGGCCATCTTGGTCTTCCCGGTCTCCTTGCCGGTCTTCAGGTCGATGCCGGTGATCCGTTCGCCCGGACCGCCGTCGTCCACGTCCACCTCCGAGGAGAGGTAGATGGTGCCGCTCTTCTTGTCGAGGGCGAGCTCCGTGCATCCCTCCACGCCGGTGGCCGGACAGTCCGGCTGGTACCCCTTGGCCAGGACGTCGATCGTGCCGAGCAGTTTGCCCCGCTTGCCGCTGTCGTCGATGGTCAGGATGTCCGTGGTGCCCGTCCCGGCGTCCGAGTCGCCGGTGTCGACGGCCACGACGAGGGGTGCGGTGGAGATGACGTGCGCGTATTCGACCTTCCCGGCCAGCTTGTAGGAGGAGGTCACCGCCCGCGTCCTGGGATTCACCGTCTGGATCTCCAGCCGCTCGGTGCTGGCGATGTCCTCTTTACAGCCGCGGATCGCGATGAGCTTGTCGTCGCCGCCCGCGTACCCGTTGTCGTCGCAGTCAGCGATGTACTTCGGCCTCCACAGCGGTGTGCCGTCGAGCGACCAGGCTCCTCCGCCGCTGGTACCCCCCGCCGCCACGGTGCCACCGCCGACGGTGACTTCGTCGAACTCCACCCCGGCGTTGCCCTCGGTGTCCGACCCCTCCTTCTGCCAGGCCAGCTTGCCCTTGTTCAGGTCGACCAGAGCGACCTGGGTGCACGACGCGTCGGCCCCCTTGCCGTCCCGGAACAGGACCGCGGTCATGTCCTCCTTGGTGACATTCCGGGATGCCCAGCAGAGCTGCCCGTCGAGCGGTATCTCCCACTGCGACGTGGCGCCGTCGAGCGAATAGCCGACGATTTTGTCGACTTCCCCCTTCACGAAGTTCTTGTCGGTCACCCAGGTGCCCATGCTGTTGGTGTCCTTGCCGACCTTCGGCATGGACACCTTGCCCAGCGTCTTCGCCTGGACACCTTCAGAGGACGATCCTCCGCTCTTGCCGCCGTCGTCACCTCCGGTCGCCAGCGCGATTCCGCCGCCCACCAGGGCCACCGCGAGGACTCCGCCGATGATCATCCCCAGGGGCGGCTTGGACCGCCGGCCACGGCCACGGCCACGGCCGCCCCCGCCCGAGCGGCCGTGCCCACCGGGCCCACCCGGACCGCCACCGTGCCCGCCCGAGCCGCCCGGACCGCCCGGCCCCCCGGGGCCGCCGTAGCCCTCGGGACCGCCCGCGCCCGGCCCCGGGTATCCTCCGCCGCCGAAGTGCCCCGCCGGCGACGGCGGTTGGTGCGGCCCTTGCGGGTGCGGCGGCGGATACGACGGCTGGTGGTGCGGCGGCAGCGGAGGCTGCGACATCCAGGGCTCCTGTTCACACGGGCCCGGCTCAGGAACCGGCGCTCACCGCGTGCTCATCGTGCCGGACACGCCGCCGGCACGGGAAACCGCCCACGCCGATCCGGCTCGGGCCGGTTCTCATAAAAGGCGGCCTGCGCATTCCCCCGGAATCACAGGACCGTTGCGGATCAATTCTTTCCGCCGCGCCTCCGCGATCTCAAGCGGAAATCCCTGTTCCGGGGACTATTTGGAGTGAACGGCAGATCACTTCGCATTCCCCGGTGAGACGAAAGGGGCAGGAGCGGACAGGGCCTAACTCAGCCCGGCGCCGCGCGCCCGCTCCACAGCCGGGCCGATCGCCTCCGCCACCGCGTCCACATCGGCCTTGGTCGAGGTGTGGCCGAAGGAGAAGCGCAGCGTGCCGCGGGCGAGGTCGGCGTCGGTCCCGGTGGCCAGCACCACATGGCTGGGCTGGGCGATACCGGCCGTGCAGGCGGAGCCCGTCGAGCAGGAGATGCCCTGTGCGTCCAGCAGCAGAAGCAGCGAGTCGCCCTCGCAGCCGGGGAAGGAGAAGTGGGCGTTGGCCGGGAGGCGGCCCGCGGGGTCGGGGTCGCCGCCGAGGATCGCGTCGGGCACGGCGGTGCGCACGGCGGCGATCAGCGCGTCGCGCAGCGCGCCGATCTCCCGCGCGAACTCCTCGCGGTGCGCGGCGGCATGGGCACCGGCGACGGCGAACGAGGCGATGGCCGGGGTGTCCAGGGTGCCGGAGCGCACCTGGCGCTCCTGGCCGCCGCCGTGCAGCAGCGGTACGGGGCCGTGTTCACGGCCGAGCAGCAGCGCGCCGATGCCGTAGGGGCCGCCGATCTTGTGGCCGCTGACGGTCATCGCGGCCAGCCCCGAGGCCGCGAAGTCGACCTCCAGCTGGCCGAACGCCTGGACCGCGTCGGCGTGCAGCGGTACGCCGAACTCCTCGGCCGCCTCGGCGAGTTCACGGACCGGCTGGACCGTGCCGATCTCGTTGTTGGCCCACATGACGGTCGCGAGGGCGACGGTCGCGGGGTCGCGGGCGATGGCCTCGCGCAGCGCTTCGGGATGCACCCGCCCCAGGGAATCGACCGGCAGCCATTCGACCCGCGCGCCCTCGTGCTCGGCGAGCCAGTCGACGGCGTCGAGCACGGCGTGGTGCTCGACGGGGCTGGCGAGCAGCCGGGTGCGGGCCGGGTCGGCGTCCCTGCGGGACCAGTAGAGCCCCTTGACCGCGAGGTTGTCGGCCTCGGTCCCGCCCGAGGTGAAGACCACCTCGCTCGGGCGGGCGCCCAGCGCGGCGGCGAGCGATTCCCGGGACTCCTCGACGGTACGGCGGGCCCGCCGTCCGGCGGCGTGCAGCGAGGAGGCGTTGCCGGTGACGGCGAGCTGGGCGGTCAGCGCCTGCACCGCCTCCGGGAGCATCGGGGTGGTGGCGGCGTGGTCGAGGTAAACCATGGTGGCCCCGATTCTACGAGCCGTGGTGGGGGCGCGTGCCGGGCGCGTGGTCGTAGATGCGGCGCGTCGCCTGTGCGGCACCCCTCGACAGGACCTGTAAGGAGTGTCTAGAGTTTTACTCATGACAGACCACTGGAATCTGGACCGTACGTACCGCGGTGCCTCCGGCGACGTCCGCTGGACCGCCCTCGGCGCGCCCGACGCGCCCGCGGTCGTCCTCCTCCACGGCACACCGTTCTCCTCGTACGTCTGGCGTGATGTCGCCCGCGGGCTCGCCGGACACCATCGCGTCTACGTCTGGGACATGCCGGGCTACGGCGTCTCCGCGAAGCACGAGGGCCAGGACGTGTCCCTCGCCGCCCAGGGCCGGGTCTTCGGCGAGCTGCTCGACCACTGGGGGCTGACCGCGCCCGGGGCCGAACCGGCGGTCGTGGCCCATGACTTCGGCGGCTGTGTCGCGCTGCGCGCCCATCTGCTGCACGGTGCGCGCTACCGGCGGCTGGCCCTGGTCGATCCGGTCGCCCTCCCGCCCTTCGGCTCCGCCGCCTATCAGCTGTTCGGCGGCCACTCCAAGGTCTTCACGGAGCTGCCTCCGGCGCTCCACCGGGCGCTGGTGCGCGAGTACCTCGGCTCGGCGAGCGGGCCGGGACTGCATCCGGCCGTGTGGGAGCGGCTCGTGGAACCGTGGTGCGGGAAGGACGGACAGCCCGCGTTCTACCGGCAGATCGCGCAGAACGACCAGCGGTTCATCGACGAGATCGAGGGTCTGTACGGGGAGATCGTGCCGCCGGTGCTGGTCTGCTGGGGCAGCGACGACGCGTGGATTCCTGTCGAGCACGCGCATGAGCTGGCCTCCCGCATCCCCGGGGCGGAGCTGCGGCTGATCGAGGGAGCGGGCCATCTGGTCCAGGAGGACGCCCCTGCCGAGCTGACCGCCGCACTGCTCGGCTTCCTCGGCAGCCCGGACGGGGGAACACCCTGACGGCGGGCTAGGGATCGCCCCGGTAGCGGGAAGGACACTCGCGGGAAAACCTGACGGCGGATGTCAACTTAACCCGGGAAGCTCTCCCCCGATCCCGACGCAGTCCCTCCCGACGAACGGAAAGGGTCCTCATGGACGCCGCACAGCCCCTGCCCGACCCGCGCCCCTTCTACGAGCGCGCCGCCGACCAGATGGCCGCGCTGATCGACCTGACGAGCAAGGACACGCTGGACGCACCGACCCCCTGTAGCGAATACGACGTACGCGGCCTGGTGTCCCATGTCATCGCCGGTACCCGGCGCTTCGTGGCGGTGGGCGAGAAGGGCGCCGCGCCGGACGCCCCCGACGAGGCCCCCGACGTCCCCGACGACGGACTGGCCGAGGCGTACGCCACGGAGCGCCGCCGGCTGGCGGCGGCCTGGGCGGATGACACCACGCTGGACACCGAGGTCACCGTGCCGTGGGGCACGATGCCCGGCCGGTACGCGCTCAGCGGTTCGGTGATGGAGACGGTGATGCACTCCTGGGACCTGTCCCGGGCCCTGGGCCATCCGATCCCGCTCGACCAGGAGCTGGCCGGGTTCGCTCTGGCGACCGGACGGCAGGCGCTTCCGGCGGAGGGGCGCGAGGGCCTGCCCTTCGATCCGGTGGTCCCGGTCGACCCGGCGGAGACCGACACCTACGCCCAGCTGGCGGGCTGGCTCGGCCGCACCCCGTAGCTTCCCGCCCGGGTCACCGGCGCACCGCGTCAGCCCGGCATCCGCAGCAGCTTCGCCGCGAGCAGTGCGATATGGCGGCGCCAGGCGGTGAGCACTTCGGCCCGCCGCTCCTCGCCCGCGTCCCCGGGGCCGGTCTGGGTGAGGATCAGGCGGGCACCGTGGCCGGTGCCCTGGGTCAGCTCCCAGCGCACCCGGCCGACGGGACGGCCGTCCAGCTCCCAGTCGTAGGCGAGCACCCGCGGCGCCTCGACCTCGGTCACCGGCCCGGCGGGGACGGCGTCCACCCGGAATCCGAAGGGCACGGGGCCGCCGACGACGGGTGCCCCGGCGCCGGTCCCGGGCCCGGGCTTTCCGGCCAGCGCCTGCCACGCCGATTCGGCGGGGCGGACGAGCTGGCGCTCGAAGCGCAGCCGCCAGCCGCCGCCCTCGGCGGTCTCGACCGCCCCTTCGGCCAGCCCGAACGCCTCGATGTACTTCTCGTGCAGCTCGGCCATGTCCCCGGGGGCGGTCTCGGCGCCGTCCAGCAGTGCCGCGAGCCCGGTCAGACAGGCGTGCCAGCCGGAGGCGAAGCTTGCCGCGCCGAACCGGTCGCCGAAGGTGTGGGTGAGGGTCAGCACACAGCCGTCGCCGTCGGGGCGCAGCTCCCAGCGGAGCTGGTCGTCGCCCCAGGTGAAGGCGAAAACCCGGGGCGGATCCAGCTCGGTGACCTCACCGCCCATGTCCGGCCCCTCACGGCCGGGAAAGACGAAGCCCATCTCTCCGCCGGCCTTCAGCTCCACCCGGACCTCGGAGGGGAACCAGTGGGCCAGCTGGGCGGGCTCGGTCAGCGCCCGCCAGACCTTCTCCGGGGGATGGGCGATCCGCCGCTCCAGCCGCAGGGCGGAGCGGCCGCCGCCGTCCTGGCTGAGTGTGTCCTTCATGGCTCTTCGCCCTCGGGGGCGTCTGGGGCGTCTGGTGCGTCGGGGACCTGGGTGGCTTGGGAGGCGCCGGGTGCTCCGGCGCTGTCGGGCAGGGTGTCGAGGTGCCGCTCGAGCGCGTCCAGACGGTCGGTCCACAGCCGCCGGTACGGCGCCAGCCAGGCGTCGACCTCGGCCAGCGGCTCGGGGCACAGCTCGTACCACCGGCGCTGGGCGTCCCGGCGGACCCGCACCAGACCGGCTTCGCGCAGCACCCGCAGATGCTTGGAGGTGCCCGGCTGGGTCAGCCCCAGCCGCTCGGTCAGCTCACCGACCAGCCGGGGACGCTCCAGCAGGAGGTCCAGGATCTGCCGTCGGGTCGGCTCCGCGAGCACGTCGAACGGTATGGCCATATCTCGAACATATCTCGACGGCTATATAACCGCAACGGAATACATAGACTTCGCGCGTCAGACTTCCTCGGCCGCCGTACTGCGCCGGTTCCAGGCGCGCGGCGCCCGCCAGCCGAACCGCATCGCCAGCAGCCGGACCATGAACGCCGTGGTGGCGGCGAGCGCGCTGGTGGCCCCCGTCAGCGCGTCGAAGTGGATGAGCAGCGCCGCGATGGACGCGCCCACGATGGCCGGGACGGCGTACAGATCGCGGTCCCAGCGCAGCAGCGAGGGCACCTCGTTGGCCAGCACATCGCGCAGCACTCCACCGCCGACCGCCGTGGCCATGCCGAGGGTGACGGACGAGGTGAGCCCCAGCCCGTGGTCATGCGCCTTCATGGTGCCCATCACACAGAACAGCCCGAGCCCGGCGGCGTCGAAGACGCCCACCGCCCCGGTGATCCGCTCGACCTCCGGGTGGAGGAAGAAGACGATCAGGGTGGCGATGAGCGGGGTGAAGAAATAGCCGAGGTCGGTGAAGGCGATGGGCGGTACCGCGCCGATCACCAGATCCCGGAACACCCCGCCGCCCAGCGCCGTGGCCTCCGCGAGCACCGCCATGCCGAAGACATCGAAGTTCTTCCGTACGCCCAGCAGGGCGCCGGATATCGCGAAGAAGAAGATTCCGACCAGCTCGAACACATGCTGGACGGAGGGGGTGAACCATTCGATGAGCACGCGACATTCTTACCTGCCGGTCCGACCGGCCGACGCGCCCGAAGCCGCCACCCCCGCCCCGTCTCAGCTGTCGGTCTCCTTCGTCACCTTCCGTACCGTCTCGGCGGCGGCCTTCTCCTGGGACACCTGGTCGGCTGCGTCGGACGCGTCGGGTACGTTCTCCGGGTGGTGGCAGGCCACCTGGTGCCCGGTCTTCAGCGCCACCAGCGGCGGCTCCTGCCGCTTGCACACCTCGGTCGCCTTCCAGCAGCGGGTGTGGAAGCGGCAGCCGGACGGCGGGGAGATCGGAGAGGGCACATCGCCCTTGAGGAGGATCCGCTCCCGCTTGGCCCGCCGCTTGGGGTCGGGCACCGGCACCGCGGAGAGCAGCGCCTTGGTGTACGGGTGCATCGGCGCCTCGTAGAGCGCCTTGCGGTCCGCCAGCTCGACGATCTTCCCCAGGTACATCACCGCGATCCGGTCCGAGACGTGCCGGATCACCGACAGGTCGTGCGCGATGATCACGTAGGTGAGACCCAGCTCGTCCTGGAGGTCGTCCAGCAGGTTGACCACCTGCGCCTGGATGGAGACGTCCAGCGCGGAGACCGGCTCGTCGGCCACGACCAGCTTCGGCTTCAGGGCGAGCGCCCGGGCGATGCCGATGCGCTGCCGCTGACCGCCGGAGAACTCGTGCGGATAGCGGTTGTAGTGCTCGGGGTTGAGTCCCACCAGCTCCAGCAGCCGCTGGACCTCCGCCTTGATCCCGCCGTCGGGCTTGACGCCCTGGAGCCGGAAGGGGGCGCCGACGATCGCGCCCACCGTGTGCCGGGGGTTCAGCGAGGAGTACGGGTCCTGGAAGATCATCTGGACGTCACGGCGCATCGGGCGCATCGCGGCGGTACCCAGATGCGTGATGTCCTCGCCCTCGAACTCGATCTTCCCGGAGGTGGGTTCCAGCAGCCGGGTGACCAGCCGTCCCATGGTGGACTTGCCGCAGCCGGACTCGCCCACCACGCCCAGGGTCTCCCCCGGCCGTACGTCGAAGTCCAGTCCGTCGACCGCCTGCACCGCACCGCCCTGCCGTTGCAGCAGCCCCTTCCTGATGGGGAAGTGCTTGACCAGGTTCGACACCCTGAGCAGGGGCTCGGGCGTCGGGGTCGCCTGCTCCGGGTCGGTCATCTTCGGATCCTTCGTGTCCGTCACAGCTTCGGCGCAATCTCTTCGGTCCAGATCCGCGTGCGGTCCTCCCGCGCCATATGGCAGGCGCTGAAGTGCCCCTCGCTCCCGGCCACCGATGTCAGTTCCGGCCGCTCGGTGCGGGTGATCCCGTCCCGGGGCACATCGGCGTACGGGCAGCGCGGGTGGAAGGCACAGCCGGAGGGCACGTTGATCAGGCTGGGCGGGGAGCCCTTGACCGGGATCAGCCGCTCGGTCTGGTCGCGGTCGATCCGGGGCATCGAGCCCAGCAGCCCCCAGGTGTACGGATGCTGGGGCTCGTAGAAGACCTTCTCGGCCGGACCGCGCTCGACACAGCGGCCGCCGTACATCACCAGCAGCTCGTCGGCGAGCTCGGCGACGACGCCCAGGTCATGGGTGATGATGATGACCGCCGAGCCGAACTCCTTCTGGAGGTCCCGGATCAGATCCAGGATCTGCGCCTGGACGGTGACGTCCAGGGCGGTGGTCGGCTCGTCCGCGATCAGCAGCTCGGGGTTGTTGACCAGCGACATCGCGATCATCGCGCGCTGGCGCATGCCGCCGGAGAACTCGTGCGGATAGCTGTCCACCCGCTTGTCGGGCTGCGGGATGCCCACCCGGTCCAGCAGCTCGACCGCGCGCCTGCGGGCCGCGTCCTTGGTGACGTCGTGGTGGACCCGGTACGCCTCCACGATCTGCTTGCCGATCGTGTAGTAGGGGTGCAGCGCGGACAGCGGATCCTGGAAGATCATCGACATCTCGCGGCCGCGCAGCTTGCGCACCTCGTCCGGGTCGGCGCCCAGCAGCTCCTGGCCGCCCAGCCAGATCTCCCCGGAGATCCGCGCCTTGCGGCGGCCGTACTGCCCGGCGGTGTGCAGCCCCATGATGCCGAGCGAGGTGACGGACTTGCCGGAGCCGGACTCGCCGACGATACCGAGCGTCCTGCCCTTCTCCAGCCGGAAGCTGAGCCCGTCCACGGATTTGACCAGACCGTCGTCGGTCGGGAAGTGGACCCGCAGATCACGCACTTCGAGGAAGGCGGTGGGGGCGGGCGAACCGGCCGCGGCCACCTCCCCGACGGCGGCCTCGGGGGCCGCCACCGCGTTGGTCTCCGGTGTCCCGGATTTGTTCAAGTCGGTCATCCGAGCCTCACTCGCGGGTCGATGACGGCGTACAGCAGGTCCACGACGAGGTTGGCGACCACGATGCACAGCGCGGCGATCAGGGTCACCCCGAGGATCACGGGGAGGTCCTTGTCGCTGATCGCGTTCACCGCGAGCCGGCCGAGGCCGGGCAGGTTGTAGGTGGTCTCGGTGAGGACCGCGCCGCCGAGCAGCGCGCCGAGGTCCAGGCCGAGCAGGGTGAGGATGGGCGTCCAGGTGGAGCGCATCGCGTGCCGCCCGATGACCACCCGTTCCCGCAGGCCCTTGGCCCGGGCGGTACGGATGTAGTCCTCGCCCATGATCTCCAGCATGGTGGCCCGGGTGAGCCGGGCGTACATCGCCGCGTAGAGGAAGGCGAGGGTGATCCAGGGCAGGATCAGGCTCTCGAACCACATACCGGGATCGTCACCGAGCC
This window contains:
- a CDS encoding cysteine desulfurase family protein; protein product: MVYLDHAATTPMLPEAVQALTAQLAVTGNASSLHAAGRRARRTVEESRESLAAALGARPSEVVFTSGGTEADNLAVKGLYWSRRDADPARTRLLASPVEHHAVLDAVDWLAEHEGARVEWLPVDSLGRVHPEALREAIARDPATVALATVMWANNEIGTVQPVRELAEAAEEFGVPLHADAVQAFGQLEVDFAASGLAAMTVSGHKIGGPYGIGALLLGREHGPVPLLHGGGQERQVRSGTLDTPAIASFAVAGAHAAAHREEFAREIGALRDALIAAVRTAVPDAILGGDPDPAGRLPANAHFSFPGCEGDSLLLLLDAQGISCSTGSACTAGIAQPSHVVLATGTDADLARGTLRFSFGHTSTKADVDAVAEAIGPAVERARGAGLS
- a CDS encoding alpha/beta fold hydrolase; amino-acid sequence: MTDHWNLDRTYRGASGDVRWTALGAPDAPAVVLLHGTPFSSYVWRDVARGLAGHHRVYVWDMPGYGVSAKHEGQDVSLAAQGRVFGELLDHWGLTAPGAEPAVVAHDFGGCVALRAHLLHGARYRRLALVDPVALPPFGSAAYQLFGGHSKVFTELPPALHRALVREYLGSASGPGLHPAVWERLVEPWCGKDGQPAFYRQIAQNDQRFIDEIEGLYGEIVPPVLVCWGSDDAWIPVEHAHELASRIPGAELRLIEGAGHLVQEDAPAELTAALLGFLGSPDGGTP
- a CDS encoding TIGR03086 family metal-binding protein, whose protein sequence is MDAAQPLPDPRPFYERAADQMAALIDLTSKDTLDAPTPCSEYDVRGLVSHVIAGTRRFVAVGEKGAAPDAPDEAPDVPDDGLAEAYATERRRLAAAWADDTTLDTEVTVPWGTMPGRYALSGSVMETVMHSWDLSRALGHPIPLDQELAGFALATGRQALPAEGREGLPFDPVVPVDPAETDTYAQLAGWLGRTP
- a CDS encoding SRPBCC family protein — protein: MKDTLSQDGGGRSALRLERRIAHPPEKVWRALTEPAQLAHWFPSEVRVELKAGGEMGFVFPGREGPDMGGEVTELDPPRVFAFTWGDDQLRWELRPDGDGCVLTLTHTFGDRFGAASFASGWHACLTGLAALLDGAETAPGDMAELHEKYIEAFGLAEGAVETAEGGGWRLRFERQLVRPAESAWQALAGKPGPGTGAGAPVVGGPVPFGFRVDAVPAGPVTEVEAPRVLAYDWELDGRPVGRVRWELTQGTGHGARLILTQTGPGDAGEERRAEVLTAWRRHIALLAAKLLRMPG
- a CDS encoding helix-turn-helix transcriptional regulator, translating into MAIPFDVLAEPTRRQILDLLLERPRLVGELTERLGLTQPGTSKHLRVLREAGLVRVRRDAQRRWYELCPEPLAEVDAWLAPYRRLWTDRLDALERHLDTLPDSAGAPGASQATQVPDAPDAPDAPEGEEP
- a CDS encoding trimeric intracellular cation channel family protein, which codes for MLIEWFTPSVQHVFELVGIFFFAISGALLGVRKNFDVFGMAVLAEATALGGGVFRDLVIGAVPPIAFTDLGYFFTPLIATLIVFFLHPEVERITGAVGVFDAAGLGLFCVMGTMKAHDHGLGLTSSVTLGMATAVGGGVLRDVLANEVPSLLRWDRDLYAVPAIVGASIAALLIHFDALTGATSALAATTAFMVRLLAMRFGWRAPRAWNRRSTAAEEV
- a CDS encoding ABC transporter ATP-binding protein, with the protein product MTDPEQATPTPEPLLRVSNLVKHFPIRKGLLQRQGGAVQAVDGLDFDVRPGETLGVVGESGCGKSTMGRLVTRLLEPTSGKIEFEGEDITHLGTAAMRPMRRDVQMIFQDPYSSLNPRHTVGAIVGAPFRLQGVKPDGGIKAEVQRLLELVGLNPEHYNRYPHEFSGGQRQRIGIARALALKPKLVVADEPVSALDVSIQAQVVNLLDDLQDELGLTYVIIAHDLSVIRHVSDRIAVMYLGKIVELADRKALYEAPMHPYTKALLSAVPVPDPKRRAKRERILLKGDVPSPISPPSGCRFHTRCWKATEVCKRQEPPLVALKTGHQVACHHPENVPDASDAADQVSQEKAAAETVRKVTKETDS
- a CDS encoding ABC transporter ATP-binding protein, with translation MTDLNKSGTPETNAVAAPEAAVGEVAAAGSPAPTAFLEVRDLRVHFPTDDGLVKSVDGLSFRLEKGRTLGIVGESGSGKSVTSLGIMGLHTAGQYGRRKARISGEIWLGGQELLGADPDEVRKLRGREMSMIFQDPLSALHPYYTIGKQIVEAYRVHHDVTKDAARRRAVELLDRVGIPQPDKRVDSYPHEFSGGMRQRAMIAMSLVNNPELLIADEPTTALDVTVQAQILDLIRDLQKEFGSAVIIITHDLGVVAELADELLVMYGGRCVERGPAEKVFYEPQHPYTWGLLGSMPRIDRDQTERLIPVKGSPPSLINVPSGCAFHPRCPYADVPRDGITRTERPELTSVAGSEGHFSACHMAREDRTRIWTEEIAPKL